TTCAAATTGTATCATGCATATTATCAAAgcctttgaattatttttctaaagtaaCAAAAGTACAGATTTTACCTACAAAGCACTTTGCTAAAGCTAATAATGAATTCTTGTCACTTTATCGACCTGTGTCTGAGATGCCAAACACGTGGGACTCTGTGGTTCTGATGTCCACGATATGCTCAATGCGTCTGGCCCGAAGTCAGCCAGACATTCACAGACACTGCAGACATTCTGAGACAGATTATGATTGTGCGAGTCAACAGAGGAGAGCTTGAACTTTCCCAGAGGTTTCACAAAATGGTGTGCTCTTTTGAGTTCTCttgtaaaatatgcaacatgtcaagtgtaaatataaatgtgatgaGAGCGTCACTTTACCGCCCGAAACCACATAAATCCTGTCACTTCAAATGTCTTAATATTGAGTGCTGTGTGTATGTATGATGTAGTCGGGGTTGTGTTTCTATGTTTCACTCAGCATTTCTTGTGTGTCTGTCGCGTCCATTTGACCTGCTGTCTTTGTGCTTTGTTGCCAGTCCAAAATGAATATGACATCCCTCTGTAATGTTCTCCAAACTAACGAAATCCATTTTCGACATCATTTGACCCTCTTAAACTGTTGCTGTCTCCTGTATGACGCCATATTAACctcagctgcatttttttccagcttcaaGTATGTCTTATTTTTGATGAGGCAGTCATTGTGCACTGAAATCTGCCTGGAACTGGAtgcacagaaacaggaagaaggaGGTGTGAAGAATGTGCTTTGgttcaaaagaaaacacttaGCACAATactctttaaacattttaaagaagagGGAATTCACGTTAAAGCAaactaaattgtttttctcGTGATTCATTTATTAACTTTGGAGTAGTTCTTCCTCTTTGCACATCTAAACAAGCTTGCGGAAgtatctgtgtttctgtgtagtGTGAAGTGCATGCATGCCTGTGTGACCAATGGTTTGACTGTAACTGTGTGAACTGTGAACGAAACCGATCAGAGGCGCTCCAACTGTATAACACGTGACCAAAGTAGCCACTGTCTAATGTCATGTTtcctttctgcagatttttttgttttttaattctttatttatttttttctcgaTGCCAAGaagcttgatgtttatttttgtacttcattGTATCATGCAAATTTCTATCCCCCTCTTGCTACAGAATTGAAAACTATAGAGATTCCTCAGAAAACTGTCACTCATTAGGGCACCATTGAGGGTACTAACTGTAACTGTACTTCATACTGGAAGCATGTGCTAAATACAAGTCAACTGAGAAacatgtatatataaaatatggtttatttgtataaaatgaAGCATatccaatatatttttttctagcatGCTGATTGCTGCTAAAATTTATGTtgagtaataaataataacattgtTTAGGAATGAAGCTAACAAAGAgcacttttgctgtttttcagagACTTATGCTCATATGAACcttctgtgaaataaaagataatcatttttttttatttcagatgctgctattattattttcagtttttaatgattttttttttccagttaactTTAAGCCAAGTAGcaataaaactttttactgTGAATGGTTTTGTCCAGCTTCATTTTAATGACCATgtttatgatcatttttatttgctcgGTACACATGGGTCAGTCAAAAATGTCTATTTGAAGACAAATATCAAGTGTCTAAAACATATTTGCTAAAgtaatttataattgatttaaTTGAGTTTAGCACCAAAACACagcattttagacaaaaaaaatattttttgctgtacAAACAGTGATTTAGCAGTTTAACCTCACACCTCTAATGTATCTGTTAGCTTAAGTTGAAGGCTCTTGTCCCTACAAGCCACAAGCAATTAGGCTTTagatttcttcatgtttttactgCTTAGGTTCATAATAAAGTAGATGCCACCTACTGGAGAAACTTCGAAATGCACCCTGCAGCCTGGCGAAGATTTAAAGACTCACTATTATAAATGTGCATCAAGTCAAGAAAACGACACATAAAAACttcttgtgtaaatattttcaaaccaCCAGAGTAGCTCGTGCATTGTTAGATTTCAAGATAAagttaaaaaggttttatgtcAAAAGAGAACCAATCCTaatagttattaaaaaaaagagtattttatCAGTTTAGGGTTAGGTTTAACTCTAACCCTGACacatacacatatatacacataaaacaacatcaagCTCCAAATCTCAAAGGATATATATATGATCGATTGCtgcattagttttatttttgtcaaatgctCATTTGTCAGTTGATTCTATTTTACCCCGTTATACTTAGTTGTGGTGGGCAAGATTCTGTCATTTATCCAAATCTCATACAAGAAATAAAGCGATCACAAGATgacttttgaatttatttcaccAACTCCTCCTCTGTCTAATACATCCCATATTAAgaacagcaatttttttttacaagaggTTAAATGTTCTATCATACATTTCacaagtggaaagaaaagttgTTCTTCAATTACCTCTTTTTACATGccaaaaaatgaaattgtatATACTCTCATCCGGCTGTTTATTatgacatttacaaaaaaaacataacgctcagtacaaaagtaaaaataagaaaagagcATCAAGAGTTAAAAAAGTATTCCAACATACATAAAGAAATTTAGTACAGAAAAAGACTTAATAAAAATCCCTTCCAATCTGTTAAACGTTCTCTCTGATGTAAGAAAAGcgtgattaaaaataattgtccTCATTTGTTCTTTCATTCTTCTGCTCTCGCATTGATTTGAAGGCTCTGACTGCCAGCACCCCACCaaagatgaaaacaacaatCCCTGCCACTCCAAACAATCCTCCTGCGATATCTGCACCATTAAAGCTGCACTCAAAGCCCTTGTGTCCTTTGCTCTTGTACATCTGCTCCCTCTCCTGACAGATGGGGTTTTGGTAGGTTTCctgtattttaataaagtagAAAACCAACCCAGCGATGTAACCTAAGCCAATCAGAAAATTCACAACAGCTTCCACAAGCAACGCAATGGGCCAGCGGTAGGAGACCCTGAAGACCCCCAGGGCAAACATGACACAGGCATACATCATCAAAATCCCACTGCAGGCCATTGCAAAGACATATGGAGGCCGCTTGAGCTGGTGGAAGAGGCGGTCCAGCTCCTTGACTCTGTCTGCATCAGCTCCAGTGAAGGCGCTGGCGCCTCCAAAGTAATAAGCGTAAATTCCTCCGAGGCTGGCCAGGTCGCGGTAACCCCCGTTGTTGCTGTACGGCACTCCGGCGCAGATTATGAAAAGAAGATTCACAGAGATCTCCATGAGCTGACAGATACCTGAGAGACATGAAACAGAGAGCAGCGAGATAATGGTTTTAACACCGACCTCCGTGTGGCTTCTAAATTTCATAcatttacagcaaaaatgtcagatttccaGATCTTTTCTCTGATGAAAGATCTTTGTTTCACAGGAAAATTTTACTTCGACTTAGAGAACTCCAAAATTCAATGAAA
This genomic interval from Gambusia affinis linkage group LG02, SWU_Gaff_1.0, whole genome shotgun sequence contains the following:
- the marveld3 gene encoding MARVEL domain-containing protein 3; translated protein: MPDRGRHHQRSDVSAEYRSRDYSHRGQHSLYDNQRHSQNPGGLEERFSSDRRTKENRKRDVASPPFHKGSAAYIAHERPSTLPRETSVYNHEVYQQQQREALYNLRYILTSRGICQLMEISVNLLFIICAGVPYSNNGGYRDLASLGGIYAYYFGGASAFTGADADRVKELDRLFHQLKRPPYVFAMACSGILMMYACVMFALGVFRVSYRWPIALLVEAVVNFLIGLGYIAGLVFYFIKIQETYQNPICQEREQMYKSKGHKGFECSFNGADIAGGLFGVAGIVVFIFGGVLAVRAFKSMREQKNERTNEDNYF